The following are from one region of the Planctomycetota bacterium genome:
- a CDS encoding shikimate kinase, producing MNLVLLGLRGAGKSSVGPALAETLLRPFVDLDIITARAAGLPSAGEALATLGEARFREAEAGALRVVLAGDQHVVALGGGTPTYAPSARLLSDARVARRARTIYLRARPDTLAVRLRDSDLAARPSLTGAGTLAEIDALFAVRDPLYLALADVVIDVDGLSQADVVARCAGAPHA from the coding sequence GTGAATCTCGTGCTCCTCGGCCTGCGCGGCGCGGGCAAGTCGAGCGTGGGCCCCGCCCTCGCCGAAACCCTCTTGCGCCCCTTCGTCGATCTCGACATCATCACCGCTCGCGCGGCCGGCCTGCCCAGCGCGGGCGAAGCGCTCGCGACGCTCGGCGAGGCCCGCTTCCGCGAGGCCGAGGCCGGCGCCCTCCGCGTCGTGCTGGCCGGCGACCAGCACGTCGTTGCGCTCGGCGGCGGCACGCCGACGTACGCCCCCAGCGCCCGCCTGCTCTCCGACGCCCGCGTCGCCCGCCGGGCCCGCACGATCTACCTCCGCGCCCGCCCCGACACACTCGCGGTACGCCTGCGAGACTCTGATCTCGCGGCCAGGCCGTCGCTCACCGGCGCGGGCACGCTGGCCGAGATCGACGCCCTCTTCGCGGTGCGCGACCCGCTGTACCTGGCGCTGGCCGACGTGGTGATCGATGTCGACGGGCTGTCGCAGGCCGACGTCGTCGCCCGCTGCGCCGGTGCGCCGCACGCGTGA
- a CDS encoding prepilin-type N-terminal cleavage/methylation domain-containing protein, with translation MGRSNARRGFTLIELLVVIAIIALLIGILLPALGKARKAGRQTVSLSNVAQIAKAGAAYQTEQKGFLPITPLWSGGRTSPPSPSSPTTGLIGWCTWSAFGKNAQYRWGAGTYGAQFDPYAGNRPLNPFLTSEAIPNPTSASPTDTARLNFQIPVTRDPSDQQGHQQNWPNNNANPFLSCYDDVGTSYQWQAKWWDQVTLQFPGQSFLGRFDIGAKRFKIADSFQPSRMVWLNDEWADIIMNAPSDNYRVRNGYGDINKSVLGFMDGHASYLDVIPGGTSHPEANRRPDRVPAFNNEKYCVIFPYIN, from the coding sequence ATGGGTCGTTCGAACGCGCGTCGCGGCTTCACCCTGATTGAACTCCTTGTCGTCATCGCGATCATCGCGCTGCTGATCGGGATCCTGCTGCCGGCGCTGGGCAAGGCCCGCAAGGCCGGCCGTCAGACGGTGTCGCTCAGCAACGTCGCGCAGATCGCCAAGGCCGGGGCGGCGTACCAGACCGAGCAGAAGGGCTTCCTGCCCATCACCCCGCTGTGGTCCGGCGGGCGCACCTCGCCCCCCAGTCCCTCCTCGCCGACCACCGGGCTCATCGGCTGGTGCACGTGGAGCGCGTTCGGCAAGAACGCCCAGTACCGCTGGGGAGCCGGCACCTACGGCGCTCAGTTCGACCCCTATGCGGGCAACCGTCCGCTGAATCCGTTCCTCACCAGCGAGGCGATTCCGAATCCGACGAGCGCGTCTCCCACCGACACCGCGCGGCTCAACTTCCAGATCCCGGTCACGCGTGACCCCAGCGATCAGCAGGGACACCAGCAGAACTGGCCGAACAACAACGCCAACCCCTTCCTTTCGTGCTACGACGATGTCGGCACGTCCTACCAGTGGCAGGCGAAGTGGTGGGATCAGGTGACCCTGCAGTTCCCCGGCCAGAGCTTCCTCGGCCGCTTCGACATCGGCGCCAAGCGCTTCAAGATCGCCGACTCGTTCCAGCCCTCGCGCATGGTGTGGCTGAACGATGAGTGGGCCGACATCATCATGAACGCTCCCTCCGACAACTACCGGGTGCGCAACGGCTACGGCGACATCAACAAGTCGGTCCTCGGCTTCATGGACGGGCACGCGTCCTACCTCGACGTCATTCCGGGCGGCACCAGCCACCCCGAGGCCAATCGGCGTCCGGACCGCGTGCCCGCGTTCAACAACGAGAAGTACTGCGTGATCTTCCCGTACATCAACTGA
- the elbB gene encoding isoprenoid biosynthesis glyoxalase ElbB, giving the protein MPKTCAVVLSGCGRADGSEIHESVSILVHLSRLGVAYKCFAPDAPQAQVINHATGAPAPGGQTRNMMVEAARIARGDIAPLHRLEPGEWSAVVFAGGFGAAKNLCTYGEAGDRGGANCEVLPDVQRVIQGFHRAGKPIGLCCIAPVLAARVLGTRKGGPGVKVTIGTDAATAEAIAMMGSTNVPKSVMEAYVDEQNLVVTTPAYMCDAAPHEVFAGIGRMCEKVAELAR; this is encoded by the coding sequence ATGCCAAAGACCTGCGCGGTGGTGCTGTCCGGCTGCGGGCGCGCCGACGGCTCGGAGATTCACGAGTCGGTGAGCATTCTCGTGCACCTGTCGCGCCTGGGCGTGGCGTACAAGTGTTTCGCGCCCGATGCGCCCCAGGCGCAGGTGATCAACCATGCGACGGGGGCGCCGGCGCCGGGCGGGCAGACGCGGAACATGATGGTCGAGGCCGCCCGCATCGCGCGGGGCGACATCGCGCCCCTGCACCGGCTCGAGCCGGGCGAGTGGAGCGCCGTGGTGTTCGCCGGCGGGTTCGGGGCCGCCAAGAACCTGTGCACCTACGGCGAGGCCGGCGACCGCGGCGGGGCGAACTGCGAGGTGCTGCCCGACGTGCAACGCGTGATCCAGGGGTTTCATCGGGCGGGCAAGCCGATCGGGCTGTGCTGCATCGCGCCCGTCCTCGCGGCCCGGGTGCTGGGCACGCGCAAGGGCGGGCCGGGGGTCAAGGTGACCATCGGGACCGACGCCGCCACCGCCGAGGCCATCGCCATGATGGGCTCGACGAACGTGCCCAAGTCCGTCATGGAGGCGTACGTCGACGAGCAGAACCTGGTGGTGACGACGCCGGCGTACATGTGCGACGCGGCCCCGCACGAGGTCTTCGCGGGCATCGGGCGGATGTGCGAAAAGGTCGCGGAACTCGCGCGATAG
- a CDS encoding serine/threonine-protein kinase — MPDESAHSPRRPDPGATSPLGRSGPVSEADGRKMGSTGPAAPTPEEVLQEVAKSGTNVDTIVGRLVIDQGFATPEEVQHCLSMVKQLTEDPNQRSLADLLVENEYVTRRQMARLREVAQAERSGQKIPGYKVLGKLGAGAMATVFKAKQLSLDRIVAIKVLPRKFTSNPQFIERFYAEGRAAAQLNHPNIVQAYDVGKAGEYHYFVMEFVDGTTVYDEIAKSKRFAEKDAIDLTLQVAEALHHAHQRGLIHRDVKPKNIMLTKGGTAKLADMGLARAISDREAAEAEQGKAFGTPYYISPEQIRGELNIGPQADVYSLGATLYHMVTGQVPFDGKNPSSVMHKHLKAELVAPDHVNPKLSSGISEVIEMMMAKDAASRYQTCADLIEDLRLVRDGKVPRLAHKEIGGTDLSQLAAAESSVPADYVEAKPSGAMAIRNWLFVLLCVLLGVSVIVNIVLVARSGE; from the coding sequence ATGCCCGACGAATCCGCTCATTCTCCCCGTCGCCCGGATCCCGGCGCCACCTCGCCCCTGGGACGCAGCGGCCCCGTGAGCGAGGCCGACGGGCGGAAGATGGGCTCGACCGGCCCGGCTGCCCCGACGCCCGAGGAAGTGCTCCAGGAAGTCGCCAAAAGCGGGACAAACGTCGACACGATCGTGGGGCGTCTGGTGATCGATCAGGGGTTTGCGACCCCCGAAGAGGTTCAGCACTGCCTGTCGATGGTGAAGCAGTTGACCGAGGATCCGAACCAGCGCTCGCTGGCGGACCTGTTGGTCGAGAACGAGTACGTGACGCGCCGGCAGATGGCGCGCCTGCGCGAGGTGGCGCAGGCGGAGCGCAGCGGGCAGAAGATCCCCGGGTACAAGGTGCTGGGAAAGCTCGGCGCGGGCGCGATGGCGACGGTGTTCAAGGCGAAGCAGCTGAGCCTGGACCGGATCGTCGCGATCAAGGTGCTGCCGCGGAAGTTCACGAGCAACCCGCAGTTCATCGAGCGGTTCTACGCCGAGGGGCGTGCGGCGGCCCAGCTGAACCACCCGAACATCGTGCAGGCGTACGACGTGGGGAAGGCGGGGGAGTACCACTACTTCGTGATGGAGTTCGTGGACGGGACGACGGTCTACGACGAGATCGCGAAGAGCAAGCGGTTCGCGGAGAAGGACGCTATCGACCTGACGCTGCAGGTGGCCGAGGCGCTGCACCACGCGCACCAGCGCGGGCTGATCCACCGGGACGTGAAGCCCAAGAACATCATGCTGACGAAGGGCGGGACGGCGAAGCTGGCGGACATGGGGCTGGCGCGGGCGATCTCGGACCGGGAGGCGGCGGAGGCCGAGCAGGGCAAGGCGTTCGGCACGCCGTACTACATCTCGCCGGAGCAGATCCGGGGCGAACTGAACATCGGCCCGCAGGCGGACGTGTACTCGCTGGGCGCGACGCTGTACCACATGGTGACGGGGCAGGTGCCCTTCGACGGGAAGAACCCCTCGAGCGTGATGCACAAGCACCTGAAGGCGGAGCTGGTGGCGCCGGACCACGTGAACCCGAAGCTGAGCAGCGGGATCTCGGAGGTCATCGAGATGATGATGGCCAAGGACGCGGCGTCGCGGTACCAGACGTGCGCGGACCTGATCGAGGACCTGCGCCTGGTGCGCGACGGGAAGGTGCCCCGCCTGGCGCACAAGGAGATCGGCGGGACGGACCTGAGCCAACTGGCGGCGGCGGAATCGTCGGTGCCGGCGGACTACGTGGAAGCCAAGCCGTCGGGCGCGATGGCGATCCGCAACTGGCTGTTCGTGCTGCTGTGCGTGCTGCTCGGGGTGAGCGTCATCGTGAACATCGTGCTGGTGGCGCGGTCCGGGGAGTAG
- a CDS encoding sodium-translocating pyrophosphatase codes for MQSGSTPPLTPARAGAIVARLLGVLAAVLLGVSPAFAETTGGHKPGGEVNIVLPDLTNDSVKAEFLGGMSGHTLLLGGIAVSVLGLVFGLMIFMQLRAMEVHKSMLEISELIYETCKAYLLRQGKFLLILWAFVAAAMTAYFLLLVGVSAFDMGVILLFSLIGIAGSYGVAWFGIRVNTFANSRAAFAALRGKPWPCYDIPLKAGMSIGMALISVELLIMLIILLFLPSELAGKCFIGFAIGESLGAAALRIAGGIFTKIADIGSDLMKIVFKIKEDDARNPGVIADCVGDNAGDSVGPSADGFETYGVTGVALITFIMLALVPGLYLPDGVTVASATAEQLAAAQMDAASVQVKLLVWIFMMRIIMVIASAASYFVNQAWAKAKFGSASKMNFEQPLTTLVFITSFVSIILTYVVSYLLIPDINGDTSLWWKLSSIITCGTLAGALIPEMVKWFTSVHSRHVKEVVTSSEQGGASLNILSGLVAGNFSAYWLGIAIMILMGIAYYLTTWGFTPPGAETPMFLGDLMVAPAVFAFGLVAFGFLGMGPVTIAVDSYGPVTDNAQSVFELSTIETTPGIHAEVKKDFGFDPDFEKGKEFLEENDGAGNTFKATAKPVLIGTAVVGATTMVFALIIGLTHGLTENLDKMGLLHPPFLLGLIAGGAVIYWFTGASTQAVSTGAYRAVEFIKANIKLEGSTKASVEDSKRVVDICTRYAQAGMFNIFLGIFFATLAFAFYDSYFFIGFLISTALFGLFQAIFMANAGGAWDNAKKIVETDPVYKKSGRGKGSDLHAATVVGDTVGDPFKDTSSVAMNPVIKFCTLFGLLAVELAISVAASQGTVFTHTLAAVFMAISAFFVYRSFYGMQITGSKVGSH; via the coding sequence ATGCAATCCGGCTCCACCCCCCCGCTGACACCGGCACGCGCGGGCGCGATCGTGGCGCGCCTGCTGGGCGTGCTCGCCGCCGTGCTCCTGGGCGTGTCGCCCGCGTTCGCCGAGACCACCGGCGGGCACAAGCCCGGCGGCGAGGTGAACATCGTGCTTCCCGACCTCACGAACGACTCGGTGAAGGCCGAGTTCCTGGGCGGGATGAGCGGGCACACGCTGCTCCTGGGCGGGATCGCGGTGAGCGTGCTGGGTCTGGTCTTCGGGCTGATGATCTTCATGCAACTCCGCGCGATGGAAGTGCACAAGAGCATGCTCGAGATCAGCGAGCTGATCTACGAGACGTGCAAGGCGTACCTCCTGCGGCAGGGCAAGTTCCTGCTGATCCTGTGGGCGTTCGTCGCGGCGGCGATGACGGCGTACTTCCTGCTGCTGGTGGGCGTGTCGGCGTTCGACATGGGCGTGATCCTGCTCTTCTCGCTCATCGGGATCGCGGGGTCGTACGGGGTGGCGTGGTTCGGCATCCGGGTGAACACCTTCGCGAACAGCCGCGCCGCCTTCGCCGCCCTGCGCGGGAAGCCCTGGCCCTGCTACGACATCCCGCTCAAGGCGGGCATGAGCATCGGCATGGCGCTCATCAGCGTCGAGCTGCTCATCATGCTGATCATCCTGCTCTTCCTGCCGAGCGAACTGGCGGGCAAGTGCTTCATCGGGTTCGCGATCGGCGAGTCGCTCGGCGCCGCGGCCCTCCGCATCGCCGGCGGCATCTTCACGAAGATCGCCGACATCGGCTCCGACCTCATGAAGATCGTCTTCAAGATCAAGGAAGACGACGCCCGCAACCCCGGCGTCATCGCTGACTGCGTGGGCGACAACGCCGGCGACAGCGTCGGCCCCTCGGCCGACGGGTTCGAGACCTACGGCGTCACGGGCGTCGCGCTCATCACGTTCATCATGCTCGCCCTCGTCCCCGGGCTGTACCTGCCCGACGGGGTGACGGTCGCGTCGGCCACCGCCGAGCAGCTCGCCGCCGCCCAGATGGACGCCGCCAGCGTGCAGGTCAAGCTGCTGGTCTGGATCTTCATGATGCGCATCATCATGGTGATCGCCTCGGCCGCGTCGTACTTCGTGAACCAGGCCTGGGCAAAGGCCAAGTTCGGCAGCGCCTCGAAGATGAACTTCGAGCAGCCCCTCACCACCCTCGTCTTCATCACCAGCTTTGTCTCGATCATCCTGACGTACGTCGTCAGCTACCTGCTCATCCCCGACATCAACGGCGACACCAGCCTGTGGTGGAAGCTCTCGTCCATCATCACGTGCGGCACGCTCGCGGGCGCGCTCATCCCCGAGATGGTCAAGTGGTTCACCAGCGTTCACTCGCGCCACGTCAAGGAAGTCGTGACCAGCAGCGAGCAGGGCGGGGCCAGCCTCAACATCCTTTCGGGCCTGGTCGCCGGCAACTTCTCCGCCTACTGGCTCGGCATCGCCATCATGATCCTCATGGGCATCGCCTACTACCTCACCACGTGGGGCTTCACCCCACCTGGCGCCGAAACCCCCATGTTCCTGGGCGACCTCATGGTCGCGCCGGCGGTGTTCGCCTTCGGCCTGGTCGCCTTCGGCTTCCTGGGCATGGGCCCGGTCACCATCGCGGTCGACTCGTACGGCCCGGTCACCGACAACGCGCAGTCCGTCTTCGAACTCTCGACCATCGAGACTACCCCGGGCATCCACGCCGAGGTCAAGAAGGACTTCGGCTTCGACCCCGACTTCGAGAAGGGCAAGGAGTTCCTCGAAGAGAACGACGGCGCCGGTAACACCTTCAAGGCGACCGCCAAGCCCGTGCTCATCGGCACCGCCGTCGTGGGCGCGACGACCATGGTCTTCGCGCTCATCATCGGCCTGACGCACGGCCTGACGGAGAACCTCGACAAGATGGGCCTGCTGCACCCGCCCTTCCTGCTCGGGCTGATCGCGGGCGGGGCGGTCATCTACTGGTTCACCGGCGCGAGCACGCAGGCCGTGTCCACCGGCGCCTACCGCGCGGTGGAGTTCATCAAGGCGAACATCAAGCTCGAGGGCTCGACCAAGGCGAGCGTCGAGGACAGCAAGCGCGTCGTCGACATCTGCACGCGTTACGCCCAGGCCGGCATGTTCAACATCTTCCTGGGCATCTTCTTCGCAACCCTCGCCTTCGCCTTCTACGACTCGTACTTCTTCATCGGCTTCCTCATCTCCACCGCGCTCTTCGGGCTGTTCCAGGCCATCTTCATGGCGAACGCCGGCGGCGCGTGGGACAACGCCAAGAAGATCGTCGAGACCGATCCCGTCTACAAGAAGTCGGGGCGCGGCAAGGGCAGCGATCTCCACGCCGCCACCGTCGTCGGCGACACCGTCGGCGATCCCTTCAAGGACACCAGTTCGGTCGCCATGAACCCGGTGATCAAGTTCTGCACGCTCTTCGGCCTGCTCGCCGTCGAACTCGCCATCAGCGTCGCCGCCTCGCAGGGCACCGTCTTCACCCACACCCTCGCCGCCGTCTTCATGGCGATCTCGGCGTTCTTCGTCTACCGCTCGTTCTACGGCATGCAGATCACCGGCTCGAAGGTCGGCTCGCACTGA
- the infC gene encoding translation initiation factor IF-3: MGRFSRDQGPVQRIRVNHMIRITPVRVIGPDEEMFGVIETSEALRRANELGMDLVEISPEARPPVCKIMDYGKYKYELGQKQRKQRAASKSNEMKELRLGRSVKIDPHDIKVRVDQARRFLMAGHKVMFTQRFKGREIAHKELGLENLADVRDALADISKVEQSPRWMGKQASIILAPDKVKVEAIKRKLEKERAEKIAAGQKVEEEKSIEELEQELASEQHDDGDDAED, from the coding sequence ATGGGTCGATTCAGCCGCGATCAGGGGCCGGTGCAGCGCATCCGCGTGAACCACATGATCCGCATCACGCCGGTGCGGGTGATCGGTCCGGACGAAGAGATGTTCGGCGTCATCGAGACGAGCGAGGCGTTGCGCCGCGCGAACGAGCTCGGGATGGACCTGGTCGAGATCTCGCCCGAGGCGCGCCCGCCCGTGTGCAAGATCATGGACTACGGGAAGTACAAGTACGAGCTCGGGCAGAAGCAGCGCAAGCAGCGGGCGGCGAGCAAGTCCAACGAGATGAAGGAGCTGCGCCTGGGGCGCAGCGTCAAGATCGACCCGCACGACATCAAGGTGCGCGTCGACCAGGCGCGCCGCTTCCTGATGGCCGGGCACAAGGTCATGTTCACCCAGCGCTTCAAGGGGCGCGAGATCGCCCACAAGGAGCTGGGGCTCGAGAACCTCGCCGACGTGCGCGACGCGCTCGCCGACATCAGCAAGGTCGAGCAGAGCCCGCGCTGGATGGGCAAGCAGGCGAGCATCATCCTCGCGCCCGACAAGGTCAAGGTCGAGGCGATCAAGCGCAAGCTCGAGAAGGAACGCGCCGAGAAGATCGCCGCCGGGCAGAAGGTGGAAGAGGAAAAGTCCATCGAGGAACTCGAGCAGGAACTCGCGTCCGAGCAGCACGACGACGGCGACGACGCCGAAGATTGA
- the rpsU gene encoding 30S ribosomal protein S21, protein MAIRVKARSGESTEGLLRRFKKLCEKEGLTKDIKRKEFYEKPSERRRRAARKSQVRRLKTDSPLPAKPAKPER, encoded by the coding sequence ATGGCGATTCGAGTCAAAGCGCGCAGTGGAGAGAGCACGGAGGGTCTTCTCCGTCGTTTCAAGAAGCTGTGCGAGAAGGAAGGGCTGACGAAGGACATCAAGCGGAAGGAGTTCTACGAGAAGCCTTCCGAGCGCCGGCGTCGCGCGGCGCGCAAGAGCCAGGTCCGCCGTCTGAAGACCGATTCGCCGCTGCCCGCCAAGCCCGCGAAGCCCGAGCGTTGA
- a CDS encoding citrate/2-methylcitrate synthase: protein MTTYSKGLEGVIAAETKLSFIDGEKGVLEYIGIPIGELAEKSTFEETVFFLWNGRLPTRSELAEFTGAIRARYEIPQGVEAFLKNIPPAAEPMHAIRTLVSSLGLHDAKPNAIDVPSLREKALTILAQTPTLLAYFHQHRQGKPFVRPDASLGLSENFLYMLNGKRPTAAMTKALDVCLVLHTDHGLNNSTFTARVIISTESDIYSAITGAIGSLRGPLHGGANEGVMRMLNQIPSVAACEAFIQDKLAKKEKIPGFGHRVYKAYDPRATHLKVLAQQLAHDTGNTQLYEKSTAIEAVMNREKAAKGIYPNVDFYSATTYHCIGLPLDLFTPMFVIGRVGGWSAHALEQLNGNRLYRPDVDYTGPHNVAYTPIEKR, encoded by the coding sequence ATGACGACGTACTCGAAGGGCCTTGAGGGCGTGATCGCGGCGGAGACGAAGCTGTCGTTCATCGACGGCGAGAAGGGCGTTCTCGAGTACATCGGCATCCCCATCGGCGAACTGGCCGAGAAGAGCACGTTCGAAGAAACCGTGTTCTTCCTCTGGAACGGGCGCCTGCCGACCCGGAGCGAGCTCGCCGAGTTCACCGGCGCCATCCGCGCCCGGTACGAGATTCCGCAGGGCGTCGAGGCGTTCCTCAAGAACATCCCGCCGGCCGCCGAGCCGATGCACGCCATCCGCACGCTCGTGTCGAGCCTGGGGCTGCACGACGCCAAGCCCAACGCGATCGACGTGCCGTCGCTCCGCGAGAAGGCGCTCACCATCCTCGCGCAGACGCCCACCCTGCTGGCCTACTTCCACCAGCACCGCCAAGGCAAGCCCTTCGTGCGCCCAGACGCCTCGCTCGGGCTCTCCGAGAACTTCCTGTACATGCTCAACGGCAAGCGCCCCACCGCCGCCATGACCAAGGCGCTGGACGTCTGCCTCGTGCTGCACACGGACCACGGCCTGAACAACTCGACCTTCACCGCGCGCGTCATCATCTCCACCGAGAGCGACATCTACTCGGCGATCACCGGCGCCATCGGCAGCCTCCGCGGGCCCCTGCACGGCGGGGCCAACGAGGGCGTCATGCGCATGCTGAACCAGATCCCCAGCGTGGCGGCGTGCGAGGCCTTCATCCAGGACAAGCTCGCCAAGAAAGAGAAGATCCCCGGCTTCGGGCACCGCGTGTACAAGGCGTACGACCCGCGGGCCACGCACCTCAAGGTGCTCGCGCAGCAGCTCGCGCACGACACGGGCAACACCCAATTGTACGAGAAGTCGACGGCGATCGAAGCGGTGATGAACCGCGAGAAGGCCGCCAAGGGCATCTACCCCAACGTCGATTTTTACAGCGCCACGACGTACCACTGCATCGGCCTGCCGCTGGACCTGTTCACGCCGATGTTCGTCATCGGGCGCGTCGGTGGCTGGTCGGCCCACGCGCTCGAGCAGCTCAACGGCAACCGCCTCTACCGCCCGGACGTCGACTACACCGGCCCCCACAACGTCGCGTACACGCCGATCGAGAAGCGGTAA
- the tnpA gene encoding IS200/IS605 family transposase, protein MATTLTSILVHVTFSTKGRDPTLPLDPRPELFRYMGGICRDMHSALLHAGGVADHVHLLVSLGKTTSIADLMLHAKRGTSSWMKHQVPLFAWQDGYFAFSVGHDTIDAVRAYLDRQEEHHRGTDFKQEVLACLAKYRVEHDPRYLWD, encoded by the coding sequence ATGGCGACCACGCTCACGAGCATCCTCGTCCATGTTACGTTTTCGACCAAAGGCCGCGATCCAACACTCCCGCTCGACCCGCGGCCCGAGCTCTTCCGCTACATGGGCGGCATCTGCCGCGACATGCACTCCGCGCTTCTCCACGCCGGCGGCGTCGCCGACCATGTCCACCTCCTCGTCAGCCTGGGAAAAACAACCAGCATCGCGGACCTCATGCTGCACGCGAAGCGCGGCACGTCGTCATGGATGAAACACCAGGTCCCGCTCTTCGCCTGGCAGGACGGCTACTTCGCGTTCTCCGTCGGGCATGACACCATCGACGCCGTCCGGGCGTACCTCGACCGGCAGGAGGAACACCACCGGGGGACCGACTTCAAGCAGGAAGTCCTCGCGTGCCTGGCGAAGTACAGGGTCGAGCACGACCCGCGATATCTGTGGGATTGA
- a CDS encoding prepilin-type N-terminal cleavage/methylation domain-containing protein: protein MFDRSIRRGFTLIELLVVIAIIALLIGILLPAIGKARQSGQRAVSLSNLRQNVTYMAYYSADNKEDFLNPFAARRFRTGGWNECNVVFEPLGVAAREGHQPYQYAWDYGQGTQSNSGTETFGYHWLSHMLFGDAEQTSRARSGFAPADFAMLDFLRNNPDPSASGDLSWIFPVSYWYPPVFWQDPARFSGATATRPFPTASNNFQIRRNKFSEALSPSKKVLLFERADFYTRTRNGRIVQWNKPQATPQVACVDGSAKSVNMSNVINRTSTNPGNTNQGDGTLFQPAGTWGPGFATEQELRYFFVYNTTAYNSPFQFEITAPNGPYPAYFWATRFGFRGVDLP, encoded by the coding sequence ATGTTCGACCGATCCATTCGTCGTGGCTTCACCCTGATCGAACTCCTGGTCGTCATCGCGATCATCGCGCTGCTGATCGGGATCCTGCTGCCGGCGATCGGCAAGGCGCGACAGAGCGGCCAGCGCGCGGTGAGCCTCTCGAACCTCCGCCAGAACGTGACCTACATGGCGTACTACAGCGCCGACAACAAGGAGGACTTCCTGAATCCGTTCGCCGCGCGCCGGTTCCGCACCGGCGGGTGGAACGAGTGCAACGTGGTCTTCGAGCCGCTGGGCGTCGCCGCCCGCGAGGGGCATCAGCCGTACCAGTACGCCTGGGACTACGGGCAGGGCACGCAGAGCAACAGCGGCACCGAGACGTTCGGGTACCACTGGCTGAGCCATATGCTGTTCGGCGACGCCGAACAGACCTCGCGCGCCCGGTCGGGCTTTGCGCCCGCCGACTTCGCGATGCTGGATTTCCTGCGCAACAACCCTGATCCGTCCGCATCGGGCGATCTGTCGTGGATCTTCCCCGTGTCGTACTGGTACCCGCCGGTCTTCTGGCAGGACCCCGCGCGATTCTCGGGCGCCACGGCGACCCGACCGTTCCCGACGGCCAGCAATAACTTCCAGATCCGGCGCAACAAGTTCAGCGAGGCGCTGAGCCCCTCGAAGAAGGTGCTTCTCTTCGAGCGGGCCGACTTCTACACGCGCACCCGCAACGGGCGCATCGTGCAGTGGAACAAGCCGCAGGCAACGCCCCAGGTGGCGTGCGTGGACGGCAGCGCCAAGAGCGTGAACATGTCCAACGTCATCAACCGGACCTCGACGAACCCCGGAAACACCAACCAAGGCGACGGCACGCTCTTCCAGCCCGCCGGCACGTGGGGCCCGGGATTCGCCACCGAGCAGGAACTGCGGTACTTCTTCGTGTACAACACCACCGCGTACAACAGCCCGTTCCAGTTCGAGATCACCGCGCCGAACGGGCCGTACCCCGCCTACTTCTGGGCGACGCGCTTCGGCTTCCGCGGAGTGGACCTGCCGTGA
- a CDS encoding phosphoribosylanthranilate isomerase yields the protein MARTRIKICGIRDEDALFAAADSGADAVGFMFVASSPRYIDPDAASELMGLLPPFVAAVGVIADPRPDAFAELEQACPTHLTQLHGNENEKVVRACGPDVIKAIRFDPATIGADLDRWAACDDVGTILVDGSAGGQGEAFDWNLLAPLVEACPKPIIIAGGLTPQNVGEAIRAARPYAVDVSSGVESSRGVKDPVLIEAFCEAVQRADAAG from the coding sequence GTGGCACGCACGCGCATCAAGATCTGCGGCATCCGCGATGAAGACGCCCTGTTCGCCGCGGCCGACAGCGGCGCCGACGCCGTCGGCTTCATGTTCGTCGCGTCCTCGCCCCGCTACATCGATCCCGACGCCGCGTCCGAGCTCATGGGGCTGCTCCCGCCGTTCGTCGCGGCGGTGGGGGTGATCGCCGACCCGCGCCCCGACGCCTTCGCCGAGCTCGAGCAGGCCTGCCCCACGCACCTCACGCAGTTGCACGGCAATGAGAACGAGAAGGTCGTGCGCGCGTGCGGCCCGGATGTCATCAAGGCCATCAGGTTCGACCCCGCGACCATCGGCGCCGACCTCGACCGCTGGGCGGCGTGCGACGACGTCGGCACGATCCTCGTCGACGGCTCCGCGGGCGGACAGGGCGAGGCCTTCGACTGGAACCTGCTCGCGCCGCTCGTCGAGGCATGCCCGAAGCCGATCATCATCGCCGGTGGACTCACGCCACAGAACGTTGGCGAGGCAATCCGCGCCGCACGCCCCTACGCCGTCGATGTTTCAAGCGGCGTGGAATCCTCGCGCGGCGTGAAGGACCCCGTATTGATAGAAGCCTTCTGCGAGGCCGTGCAACGCGCGGATGCGGCGGGTTGA